A region from the Desulfitobacterium dehalogenans ATCC 51507 genome encodes:
- a CDS encoding phosphatase PAP2 family protein: MLTIIQNTVRNVKPLCLMLSIPLLNIIYGLLNNTDRGVYSMVTDLDLHTPFLKIFVIPYLIWYFFIFGTLVFFCFKDKKLYYRTLTAVNLGLLACYGIYFIFQTHVPRPELVGHDFLTKLVALVYSNDQPYNAFPSIHVLMSFLMIKGINKYQGKNYLNMSMVYLNVILIILSTVFIKQHVILDVFAAIVLGSLIFDLVFYANMEELWARLRLKTPSLGLLMKKEQKSNSTFRV, translated from the coding sequence ATGCTAACTATCATTCAAAATACAGTTCGAAATGTCAAGCCACTTTGTCTCATGCTGTCCATTCCACTGTTGAATATTATTTATGGTCTGCTTAATAATACTGACCGTGGGGTCTACAGCATGGTGACAGACCTTGATCTGCATACCCCTTTTTTGAAAATATTTGTTATACCTTATTTAATTTGGTATTTTTTCATATTCGGAACCTTAGTCTTCTTTTGCTTTAAGGATAAGAAACTCTACTATCGGACCCTGACGGCGGTAAATCTTGGCTTGTTGGCATGTTACGGGATCTATTTCATTTTCCAAACCCATGTTCCCAGGCCGGAGCTGGTTGGTCATGATTTTTTGACGAAGCTGGTTGCTCTTGTTTATAGCAATGATCAGCCCTATAACGCTTTTCCAAGTATCCATGTCCTCATGAGCTTTTTGATGATTAAAGGGATCAATAAGTACCAGGGTAAAAACTATCTGAATATGTCCATGGTGTATTTGAACGTGATCTTAATCATCTTATCGACTGTATTTATTAAGCAGCATGTTATTTTAGATGTTTTTGCGGCTATCGTATTAGGCAGCCTGATTTTCGATCTGGTTTTTTATGCAAATATGGAGGAATTGTGGGCAAGGCTTAGGCTAAAGACCCCCAGCTTGGGGCTGCTGATGAAAAAAGAACAGAAATCTAACTCCACTTTCCGTGTGTGA
- a CDS encoding TetR/AcrR family transcriptional regulator: MNPNEDRRIIRTKEAIRNALVALIEEKGFDALSVKDITAKANINRGTFYLHYKDKFDLLDKTLEEVTKDMENIILKITTLSTADFVDTRIPLTIVVRLFEYFNDNASLMQAILSTKGNYALQTQIKKLMWSNIFEKNYVTLIKKEKLLVPSEYLVSYIASAHFGVIQEWLDRGRRETPEEMAKILVNITFHGPLFAAGIFT, encoded by the coding sequence ATGAATCCGAATGAAGACCGGCGCATTATCCGGACCAAAGAGGCCATTCGCAATGCTTTGGTTGCCTTGATCGAAGAAAAGGGATTTGACGCTTTATCCGTCAAGGATATTACAGCGAAAGCCAATATCAACCGAGGTACTTTTTACCTCCACTATAAGGATAAGTTTGATCTGCTGGATAAGACTCTGGAAGAGGTCACCAAGGACATGGAGAATATTATCTTGAAAATCACGACTCTCTCCACAGCGGATTTTGTCGATACGCGAATACCCCTGACAATCGTGGTCAGATTGTTTGAGTATTTCAATGACAATGCCTCCTTAATGCAAGCCATATTATCAACAAAAGGGAATTATGCTTTACAAACTCAAATTAAAAAATTAATGTGGAGCAATATATTCGAAAAGAATTATGTCACATTAATCAAAAAAGAAAAGCTATTGGTACCCAGCGAGTATCTGGTTTCTTATATCGCTTCCGCTCATTTTGGGGTGATTCAGGAATGGCTGGATAGAGGACGGCGGGAAACACCGGAGGAAATGGCAAAAATTCTTGTCAACATCACCTTCCACGGCCCGCTCTTTGCAGCCGGAATCTTCACTTAA
- a CDS encoding ABC transporter permease, translating into MRVRALAFRILNQLRHDRRTLALMLVAPVFLLTLVYFILADTVPVVNVAVINAPAGFEDRLEEQNVRGLRYSESEARRALEQGEVIATISISGGKSTIEVDGSNPTKAKVALAALEQAKMSSMLSRPDLKSEVNYVYGQEDLPSFDNFGATLIGFIIFFFVFLVSGISFLQERTSGTLEKLLSTPVRRWEIVVGYVLGFGLFTILQSFLISWYCVYVLKVMMIGSFALILLITLLTAMIALTLGILASTLANNEFQMIQFIPLIIVPQVFFSGLFDLPAGMQVVGYAMPLYYIADALTAVMIKGSGFAVIAGDLGIILACSVLFIILNTLLLKKYRRI; encoded by the coding sequence ATGAGAGTTAGAGCTTTAGCCTTCCGGATTTTAAATCAATTGCGGCATGACCGGCGCACACTGGCTCTGATGCTGGTAGCCCCTGTGTTTCTCCTCACCCTGGTTTATTTTATTCTGGCCGATACCGTTCCTGTTGTGAATGTGGCCGTAATCAATGCCCCGGCGGGATTTGAGGATAGACTTGAGGAACAAAACGTCAGAGGCTTACGGTACAGCGAGAGTGAAGCCCGCCGGGCTCTGGAGCAGGGGGAAGTCATTGCCACGATCAGCATCAGCGGCGGGAAATCCACGATTGAAGTGGACGGCAGCAATCCCACCAAGGCCAAAGTCGCTCTGGCCGCATTGGAGCAGGCTAAGATGTCCTCTATGCTCTCCAGGCCGGATCTTAAGTCTGAGGTCAATTATGTCTATGGCCAGGAGGATTTGCCGAGTTTTGATAACTTTGGCGCGACTTTAATCGGCTTTATTATTTTCTTTTTTGTCTTCCTGGTTTCGGGTATTTCTTTCTTGCAGGAGAGAACCTCAGGGACCCTGGAGAAACTTCTTTCCACTCCGGTCCGACGCTGGGAGATCGTGGTGGGCTATGTCCTGGGTTTCGGTCTTTTTACGATCCTGCAATCCTTCCTCATCTCCTGGTACTGTGTCTATGTCCTTAAGGTGATGATGATCGGTTCCTTTGCTTTGATTCTGCTCATTACCCTCCTGACGGCCATGATCGCCCTGACTTTAGGAATCCTGGCCTCCACTCTGGCTAATAATGAGTTCCAGATGATTCAATTTATCCCCCTGATTATCGTCCCCCAGGTTTTCTTTTCCGGTTTATTTGATCTGCCTGCCGGTATGCAGGTCGTGGGTTACGCTATGCCTCTCTATTATATCGCCGATGCGCTGACCGCAGTGATGATCAAGGGCAGCGGTT
- a CDS encoding pyridoxamine 5'-phosphate oxidase family protein: protein MREVYEFLKQCGTYYLATQEGDQPRVRPFGTVNIFENKLYIQTGKVKDVYRQLKTNPKIEICAVLDGSKWIRVAAVAVEDDRLEAKQDLLDAYPSLQGMYKADDDNTIVFYLKDATATFSSFTEAPRVITF from the coding sequence ATGCGGGAAGTCTATGAGTTTTTGAAACAGTGCGGAACCTATTACCTGGCAACTCAAGAGGGCGATCAGCCCCGCGTCCGGCCTTTCGGCACCGTCAACATTTTTGAAAACAAGCTCTATATTCAAACCGGCAAGGTCAAAGATGTCTACCGACAGTTAAAAACCAATCCCAAAATCGAAATCTGCGCCGTCCTCGACGGCAGCAAGTGGATTCGGGTAGCAGCGGTGGCTGTTGAGGACGACCGTCTGGAAGCCAAGCAGGATCTGCTGGATGCCTACCCTTCCCTGCAGGGAATGTATAAAGCGGACGATGACAACACCATCGTCTTTTACCTGAAAGATGCTACTGCGACATTCTCCTCCTTTACCGAAGCTCCCCGGGTGATCACTTTTTAA
- a CDS encoding ABC transporter ATP-binding protein, whose amino-acid sequence MLKTLMKQNKSKNNSPGPEDPHGVVVQHVNKFFGKKHVLKDIDLEILHGQIYGLLGPSGCGKTTVVKIIAGILEATSGEAYVLGEKMPQLSLMNKVGYMAQSDALYGSLTAEENLQFFGAIYGMSKGEIKKRTVEVMELVNLTEHLHKPVQAFSGGMKRRLSLAIAILHNPPVLVLDEPTVGIDPLLRRDIWAELNTLAGQGVTILVTTHVMDEADKCHSLAMMRDGRLIAKGTSRELQERIGVNSIEEAFIYYGGQHNES is encoded by the coding sequence ATGCTGAAAACACTGATGAAACAGAATAAGAGCAAAAATAATTCTCCCGGTCCGGAAGATCCCCATGGCGTCGTCGTGCAGCATGTGAATAAATTCTTTGGCAAAAAGCATGTCCTCAAAGATATTGACCTGGAAATTCTCCATGGTCAGATTTATGGCTTGCTTGGCCCTTCCGGCTGCGGCAAGACCACCGTCGTCAAAATCATCGCCGGAATCCTGGAAGCTACTTCAGGGGAAGCGTATGTCCTCGGTGAGAAAATGCCCCAGCTGAGCTTAATGAACAAGGTGGGCTATATGGCCCAGTCCGATGCCCTCTATGGTTCTTTGACTGCGGAGGAAAATCTGCAGTTTTTCGGAGCAATTTACGGAATGAGCAAGGGAGAAATCAAAAAAAGGACGGTTGAAGTCATGGAGCTGGTCAATCTTACGGAACATCTCCACAAACCGGTTCAGGCTTTTTCCGGCGGCATGAAACGGCGGCTCTCCCTGGCTATTGCCATTCTCCATAATCCGCCGGTTTTAGTTTTAGATGAACCTACGGTAGGAATTGACCCTCTCTTAAGAAGAGATATCTGGGCAGAATTGAACACATTGGCCGGGCAGGGGGTTACCATCTTGGTCACAACCCATGTGATGGATGAAGCGGATAAATGCCATAGCCTGGCTATGATGAGGGATGGGCGCCTGATCGCCAAGGGCACTTCCCGGGAGCTTCAGGAGAGGATCGGAGTCAACAGCATCGAAGAAGCTTTCATCTATTATGGAGGACAGCACAATGAGAGTTAG
- a CDS encoding phosphatase PAP2 family protein: MQTILQNLRPLCLMLTIPLLNIFYALLNNADRGAYSLVTDLDHAIPFLKAFIVPYIIWYFFIFGTLVYFCFKDKKVYYRTLLALDLGLLVCYGIYFLFQTQVPRPELVGHDVLTKLVALIYSNDQPYNAFPSIHVLLSFLMIKGINKYQGKNYLNISLVYLNAVLIILSTLFVKQHVILDVLGAIVLGSVMFDLVFYANMEELRARLKKPYLLLMLKRNQKSEIRLQQGRGVK, from the coding sequence ATGCAAACAATACTTCAGAACCTCAGGCCCCTTTGTTTAATGTTGACCATTCCTCTTTTGAATATTTTCTATGCTTTGCTCAACAATGCTGATCGGGGAGCCTATAGCCTGGTGACAGACCTTGACCACGCTATTCCCTTTTTAAAAGCCTTTATTGTGCCTTATATAATTTGGTATTTTTTTATTTTCGGAACCTTGGTCTACTTTTGTTTTAAGGATAAGAAAGTTTACTACCGGACCCTGTTGGCTCTTGATCTTGGCTTGTTGGTATGTTACGGGATCTATTTTCTTTTCCAAACCCAGGTTCCCAGGCCGGAACTCGTTGGCCATGATGTTTTGACGAAGCTGGTCGCTCTTATTTATAGCAACGATCAGCCCTATAACGCCTTTCCAAGTATTCATGTCCTCTTGAGTTTTTTAATGATTAAAGGGATCAATAAGTACCAAGGTAAAAACTATCTGAATATCTCCCTTGTTTACTTAAATGCGGTTTTAATCATTTTGTCGACTCTCTTTGTTAAGCAGCATGTTATTTTAGATGTCCTTGGGGCTATAGTGCTAGGCAGTGTGATGTTTGACCTGGTTTTTTATGCGAATATGGAGGAGTTACGGGCAAGGCTCAAGAAACCATACTTATTATTGATGTTAAAAAGAAATCAGAAGTCTGAAATCCGTCTTCAGCAGGGTAGGGGGGTAAAGTGA
- a CDS encoding winged helix-turn-helix transcriptional regulator has translation MEKDLYGICPYVTAQKLLTGKWTLLIMYHLSLKNMRFNELQRALPSLTQATLTKQLRMMSDNGLIIRTVYDQIPPKVEYSLSELGKRFSPVLDAIQEWGNEYIDFLKSKAGT, from the coding sequence ATGGAAAAAGATTTATATGGGATTTGCCCCTATGTGACGGCCCAAAAATTGCTTACAGGAAAATGGACTCTGCTGATCATGTACCATTTAAGCCTTAAGAATATGCGCTTTAATGAACTGCAAAGAGCCCTTCCCAGTTTGACCCAGGCGACTCTGACCAAGCAGCTGCGGATGATGAGCGATAACGGCTTGATTATTCGCACTGTATATGATCAGATACCGCCCAAGGTGGAGTATTCACTCAGTGAGCTGGGTAAACGGTTCAGCCCGGTTTTGGATGCTATCCAGGAATGGGGAAACGAATATATTGACTTTCTGAAAAGCAAAGCCGGTACTTAA